TCTCCCGCGAGAGGGGAAAGGGATGGCCCGCACCGACAGGCGCCCCGTCGTGACACTCCGGTCGTCGGCCGGCACCGGTCATACCTATGTGACCCGCAAGAGCCGGCTGAACGACCCCGATCGGCTCGTACTGCGCAAGTACGACCCCGCAGCCGGCCGGCACGTGCAGTACCGCGAAGTGCGCTGACGCCCCGCCCCCACGCGAAGGAAGGAAGAGCGATGAAGGTACGCAGGTCGCTGCGCGCGCTGAAGGCCAGGCCCGGCGCCCAGGTCGTCAGGCGCAGAGGGACGACGTTCGTCCTCAACAAGAAGGAGCCGCGTTTCAAGGTCCGGCAGGGCTGACGGCGTCTCCGGCACCCGGCCGCCGCGGACGTCGCGGACGTCGCGGCGGCCGTTCCCTCGTGGTCCGGAAAGCTCCCCCGTGGGGCACCCGGCTCGGCTGACCTCCGCCGGGGAGCCTCCTGGTCAGGCGCCGTCGGGAGCGAGGAGGAGGACGACCTCGACGGTCTTGCCGCCGAGGTCGGGGGTGACCGTGACACTGCGGCTGAGGCGCTGGACGAGGGGCCAGCCGAAGCCGCCCGGGGTGGTGACGCGGCGGCGCGCCGCGGTGCTGGGCGGCGTGGGCGAGCGGTCGGTCACCCTGATGCGGACGGTGCCGCCGTCGAGCTCCGCGTGGAAGGCCGCGATGCCGCCCCCGTGCCGCAACGCGTTGGTGACGAGTTCCGAGGTGACCAGCAGGATGTCGCCGACCACGTGCGGCGGCAGAGGCGCCCCGGCGTGTCCGTCGAGGAGCCTGCGCACCCGCTCACGGGCGGCGGCGGCCGTACCGGGTCGCTGCTCGTGCGTGACCGGCACGGGCGGGGGACGGTGTCCGTGGGTGCCGGGCCCCGGTGCGGAAGGGGCTGCACGCGTGCCCCTCGGCGTGCCGGGAGGCTGCTCATGGCCGTCGGCGGGCTCGATCGCCGCGCTTCCCCCTCGCGGCGTCGCCACGTCCGCCGCTTTCTGCTCGCGATGCACCGTGCGCCGCTCCGGTACGCCGTTCACCGGACGTTGTGACCGTTGCTGCGTGCTCTCCGGATCTCGTCCAGAGCGGCGGTCGTCGTGGGGGCGATGGTGAAGAAGCGGGCCGTGTCGGTCAGGTCCAGCAGCCGCTGGACCGTCGGGTGGGGCTGGGCGAGCACGAACGGGACACCGGCCGCCGTGTGGCACCGGTGCGCCTCGATGAGCGTGTGGAGGAACGAGGAGTCGGCGAAGGTGACCCGGGACAGGTCGGCGACGACGCCGAGGGCGGTGCCGTCGAAAGGCGTGACGAGCGCCTCAGCCAGCGTCCCGGCCTCGTCCGCGTCGAACTCACCGCCGGCCTGTACGACGCGTACGCCGTCGACCGAGGTCGCGGTCACTTCAAGGTCTTCGCTCATCAGGGCATTGTCCCAGTTCACGAGCGGCGTGCGAAGAGCGGGGTGTTTCCCCGGCCCGTACCGCACCGCCCGTCCCGCCCGTGGGCGGGACGGGCGGTGCGGTACGGGCCTTGCCCTGTGCGGCCGATTCCCCGGGCGCCAGGGCGGCGGCAGCGGGCCGCCGGCTCCGGTGAAGTGAGGTCGCCGTGATGCTCGCCTGCTCCGTGTACGGTCGAGGCACCCCGCTGCGAACGCTCCGCCGACGAGGTCCTGCCGGGCGGGCACGGGTGGCCGCTCGTCCAGCGGCTCTGCCGCTCCGTCGAGATCACGCCCTCCCCCCGGCGGCAAGACCATCGACCTCGATTCTTCGGTGGCGTGACGGCGTCGCCGTGTGCGGCTGGCTGCCCGGTATGTCCCGTGCCGTGTCGGGACTGGCCGTCGCGTGACGCTGCGGGGCGTCGGGTTCCACGGGCCCCGGGGGTGCTGCGGTCCTCTCCTCTCCGGTGTCGTCGGGGTGGTGGCCGGTCGTCAGGTACGGGCCGGGAGTTCGGTGGCGCGCTTCCAGGCGGCGGTGAACGCGCCGGCCCAGGGCCAGGTGCGGTCAAGGTGGAGGGTGCGGCGGCGGGCGTGGGAGGTGAGGCGGGCGGGCAGGTGGTAGAGCTTCCTGCGGATCGTCTCCGGTTCGGCGGCGGCGAGTTCGGGCTCGTCGTGCAGGAGGAGGAGCCGGGTCCAGGTGTCGAGGTCGGCGGCGAGCGTGGCGGCCAGCACCCAGGCGGCGTTGAACTGCCAGGATTTCGAGGGCAGCAGCCCGAGGCCGACCCGCTTGATCGCTTTGACGCGGTCCTCGACCTCGGCGTGATCGCGGTACAGGGCGTCGACGAACCAGACCTGGCCGGAGCCGGGTACCCCGGAAAGTCCCTGGTGGGAGGGGATGTTCGTGGCGACGATCTGGTAGCGCCAGCCGGTGCGTTTCTCGAAGGCGGTCAGCTTCTTCGCATCCCGGCGCGAGGGCTTGACCCGGCGCACGATCAACCGCATCCCCTGGGGCCAGCCGGTCAGGTCACGGACCCCGGTCAGCTCAGCGACCTGGTAGGACAGCCATTCGCCGTCGGGGCCCTTGATCTCGTGCAGTTGGCCGTCTTGCCGCAGCGCCGCCGTCCATACCTTCTCCGGCAGCCGGGCGATGGCCTTCTCGTCGGCGTCGTTGATGGCCCAGCCGGTCACCCAGCGCACCCGGCGCCGGCTGGTGGTCAGGCTCTGGAGGTGGCCGAGGACGTCGTGGCTGAAGGCCGCGCCGTCGATCCGTATCAGCAGCTTCGACCACAGCGGCAGCGGGAGCTGCCGAAACGCCGAGGCCAGGACACTCTTGTGGTCGTCGACATCGTTCGGCGGCGCGTTGCCGGGTCGCAGCAGCATGGCGACACACTCGCGGGTGTTGGCCACCCACGCTCCCAGCGGCATGTGGCCGAAGCTGCCCTTGAAGGTGCCGGCCGCACCCTCCTTCTTGCTGCTACAGGTCACGATGGTGGCGTCGAGGTCGAGGACGTACCAGCCGGTGAGTTCTCTGCCGCACACCGCGATCCAAGGGAAGCCGCCGGGGCGCAGGGCGAGCAGGGTCCACACCATGCGCCGGACCACGGCGCGCACGCGCTCGATCCGCGCCGCCACCGGACCGTCGATCGCCTCCAGAGTGCGGCGCAGGGTGCTGTCCGAGACCGGCCGCGGGAACAGGCTCTTCCAGTGGTGCTGCAGTTGCTCGGCTTCCAGGATGTTCGTCGCGCCGAGCACGATCGCGCAGGCCAGCTGGACCAGCGCCATGCCCCGGTCACGCCAGCCAGGCCCAGTGCCCTTCGGCAGCGCCGCGCTGAGCACGGTGGCCAGGCCGACGCGGTCGGCGACCTTCCG
The genomic region above belongs to Streptomyces marianii and contains:
- the rpmG gene encoding 50S ribosomal protein L33, which produces MARTDRRPVVTLRSSAGTGHTYVTRKSRLNDPDRLVLRKYDPAAGRHVQYREVR
- a CDS encoding ribosomal protein bL36: MKVRRSLRALKARPGAQVVRRRGTTFVLNKKEPRFKVRQG
- a CDS encoding ATP-binding protein, with product MPVTHEQRPGTAAAARERVRRLLDGHAGAPLPPHVVGDILLVTSELVTNALRHGGGIAAFHAELDGGTVRIRVTDRSPTPPSTAARRRVTTPGGFGWPLVQRLSRSVTVTPDLGGKTVEVVLLLAPDGA
- a CDS encoding STAS domain-containing protein, whose protein sequence is MSEDLEVTATSVDGVRVVQAGGEFDADEAGTLAEALVTPFDGTALGVVADLSRVTFADSSFLHTLIEAHRCHTAAGVPFVLAQPHPTVQRLLDLTDTARFFTIAPTTTAALDEIRRARSNGHNVR
- a CDS encoding IS1380 family transposase, whose amino-acid sequence is MQATEWDHRLAVRADGKNLTGHAGVVLLRKVADRVGLATVLSAALPKGTGPGWRDRGMALVQLACAIVLGATNILEAEQLQHHWKSLFPRPVSDSTLRRTLEAIDGPVAARIERVRAVVRRMVWTLLALRPGGFPWIAVCGRELTGWYVLDLDATIVTCSSKKEGAAGTFKGSFGHMPLGAWVANTRECVAMLLRPGNAPPNDVDDHKSVLASAFRQLPLPLWSKLLIRIDGAAFSHDVLGHLQSLTTSRRRVRWVTGWAINDADEKAIARLPEKVWTAALRQDGQLHEIKGPDGEWLSYQVAELTGVRDLTGWPQGMRLIVRRVKPSRRDAKKLTAFEKRTGWRYQIVATNIPSHQGLSGVPGSGQVWFVDALYRDHAEVEDRVKAIKRVGLGLLPSKSWQFNAAWVLAATLAADLDTWTRLLLLHDEPELAAAEPETIRRKLYHLPARLTSHARRRTLHLDRTWPWAGAFTAAWKRATELPART